The following is a genomic window from Amycolatopsis acidiphila.
GTCGAGCACGCGGCGCTCGCGCTTGGTCGGGCGGCCCGCGCCCCGCTCACGCCGGGCGACCGGCAGAGCCGTCTCCGGCGGCGGGGCGGGCGTCCGGTCGACGAAGCAGGTGGCGGCGTCGGCCGCGCCGACCCGCTTCTGGATCACCCGCACCACCTCGACGACCCGGGTGATGTCGCCGACGCGGGCCCGCACCTCGTCACCGGGCGACACCGTCGTCGCCGGTTTCGCGGGGCGGTCGTTGACCCGCACGTGCCCGCCGCGGCAGGCCGCCGCGGCGTCCGGACGCGTCTTGGTCAACCGGACCGCCCAAAGCCAGCGATCCACACGAGTGGACTCCACAACGTCCCATCATGGCCCATGCCGCCGCCCTCACGCGCGGCCCGTGCCCGGCGGGGCGAACGGCCGGCGCCGGCCGATCCCGACGTGCAGGATGATCGACGTCCCGATCGCGTTCAGGCCGACGGGCCCGACGCAGCCCTGCGCCGAGGCACGCGTCCACTCCAGACCGCCGGCGAGCCACGCCAGGAGCAGGTACACCACCGCGGCACAGCCGAGCACCAGCCCCAGCGACAGCGCGCGCTCCCGCCCGGGGGAAAGCCGGGCCGGGAGCGCGCCCTCGAAGAGCATGCCCACGACCAGCCCGCCCGCGACGAACGAGCCGGCCAGCGCGCCGAGCGTCTCGGTCGGCAGACCGGCCCAGCCGTACAGCAGCGTGTAGCTCAGCCCGCCGGCCAGCAGGACGCCCGCGTTCGCGGCAAGCAGCCGGACCGGGCGGCGGGCCAGCCCGGCGAACGGTCAGCCGCGCCACACCACGAACACCCACACCTGCCACGCCCCGACCAGCGTGAGCAGCGCGCCCAGCTCTCCCCCGGGTGAGCACGCCGTGCCCGGGACCGCGAAACGGCCGGCCGCCCAGCAGCACGGCGTACAGCGCGACCGCGACCAGCCACGACAGCGCGAGCGCGAGCGGCGCGGCCGCCTCGAGCGCGGCGCCGAGGTCGTGCAGCACCCAGTACCGGGCTTCGGCCGCGCCGCCGAGCTGACGCGCCACGCGCGGATCGACCACCGGTGGCTCGCCGTCGGCCAGTGCCGCGAGCAGCGGGGCGAACGGGACGCCCTGCCGGCTTTCGAACGCCTCGCCCAGCAGCGGCCGGACACCCGCTTCCCGCGCCAGCGCACGGATCTCGGCCAGCAGCCTGGTCTTGCCGATGCCCGGCGGCCCCTCGAACACCAGCACCTGGCCGTGCGTGTGCGGCATCGTGGCCAGCGCCGCCTCGGCCACGGCCAGCTCCGCGTCCCGCCCCCGGAGGGCGGGCCGCACGGTGTCAGGTCGGCTGTGCATCGCGGGCTCCGGCGAATTCGGCTTCAGGCAGCCTAACCCCGGCCGGCCCCTGGTCCCGTCGATGTCGCGCGACGGGCACGAAAGTTCACCGAACGCGTCCCCATCCGGCATCGACAGTGGAGCCGGTCGGGATGTCCTGGGTCACCGGGCTTCACGACCGGCTCTTGGTGGCTCTCCTGGGTGGACAGCCTTCAGCCCGCCGGTGCGACGTCGCTCCCCGGCTCGACGGTCGTCGTCCCGGTGCTCGACCGCGTGTTCGACCTTGTCCATCAGCACGGCGAACACGAGCACGAGCAGCGGGACGCACAGCCCAAGCCACATGACCAGGGGTTACCCCCCAGGCACGAGTCGTAATCGTCTGAGGTCCTAGCGTTGTGCGGCGGCGAGCGCGGCCCGCAGGACCTCCACACCGGCGGGCTCGCCGGGAAGGTCCGCGAAGTTCGGCTTCCCGCCCACGTACGGCTGCCCGTACGCCGGGGTGCCGGGCTCGAA
Proteins encoded in this region:
- a CDS encoding RNA-binding S4 domain-containing protein, encoding MESTRVDRWLWAVRLTKTRPDAAAACRGGHVRVNDRPAKPATTVSPGDEVRARVGDITRVVEVVRVIQKRVGAADAATCFVDRTPAPPPETALPVARRERGAGRPTKRERRVLDRFRSGRL